In Ochrobactrum sp. Marseille-Q0166, a single genomic region encodes these proteins:
- a CDS encoding CBS domain-containing protein, producing MTVRSILESKGRDVVVIRPDDTLSHAIAILAQYKIGAIVACDEAGHIEGILSERDVVRAMASMDAEILNRPVSEFMTAKVQVCREHHTINQVMEIMTHHRFRHMPVEENGKLAGIISIGDVVKRRIEDVEREAEDIRTYIATA from the coding sequence ATGACAGTTAGATCGATTCTCGAAAGCAAGGGTAGGGATGTCGTCGTGATCAGACCCGATGATACGCTCTCCCACGCCATTGCCATTCTTGCGCAGTATAAAATCGGCGCGATTGTCGCTTGCGACGAGGCCGGGCATATCGAGGGTATTCTTTCGGAGCGTGATGTTGTCCGCGCGATGGCAAGCATGGATGCGGAAATCTTGAACCGTCCCGTATCTGAATTTATGACTGCAAAAGTGCAGGTGTGCCGAGAGCATCACACAATCAATCAGGTAATGGAAATTATGACGCATCACCGCTTCCGCCATATGCCGGTGGAAGAAAACGGTAAGCTCGCGGGAATCATTTCCATTGGTGACGTGGTCAAGCGTCGTATTGAAGACGTTGAACGCGAAGCAGAAGACATTCGTACCTATATTGCGACAGCGTAA
- a CDS encoding PAS domain-containing protein yields the protein MKNRSTIAIFGEWQRLALSQSGSLHAPSRESIQPRKLGRHLSDLFFLEEDKSGKLVFRLAGTRICALFGRELKNTQFLALWPERNRRALNELARNIHELLVPAVSHNDGISLSGRSLSFEMLLAPLSVSDNGQLNLLGSISVLDDVAWAGADPIVLGNLNRIEPLAPDLIVAEEDSKSSAITMNATNRRQRWVQPMPTRNIPKLRVITGGKELTGENQKVNAH from the coding sequence ATGAAAAACCGCAGCACGATCGCAATTTTTGGCGAATGGCAGCGACTGGCATTAAGTCAGAGCGGAAGTTTGCATGCCCCCTCACGCGAATCTATTCAGCCCCGCAAACTCGGAAGACACCTGTCGGATTTGTTCTTTTTGGAAGAAGATAAGTCAGGAAAGCTAGTATTCCGCCTCGCAGGGACCCGCATCTGTGCCTTATTTGGACGCGAACTGAAGAACACCCAGTTTCTCGCACTTTGGCCTGAACGTAATCGTCGTGCACTCAATGAACTGGCCCGAAACATTCATGAGTTGCTCGTTCCTGCCGTGAGTCACAATGATGGCATCAGTCTTTCGGGGCGCAGCTTGTCTTTCGAAATGCTGCTTGCACCGCTTTCTGTAAGCGATAATGGCCAACTGAACCTGCTCGGCAGTATTTCAGTTCTTGATGATGTCGCATGGGCAGGCGCCGATCCAATTGTGCTAGGCAATCTCAATCGAATTGAACCGCTTGCGCCTGATCTGATTGTGGCAGAAGAGGATAGCAAGTCATCTGCCATTACAATGAATGCAACGAACAGACGACAACGCTGGGTGCAGCCGATGCCAACTCGTAACATTCCAAAGTTGCGTGTGATCACTGGTGGCAAAGAGTTAACTGGTGAAAATCAAAAAGTAAACGCGCACTAA
- a CDS encoding gamma carbonic anhydrase family protein — MPIYVYNGHKPEFADRASNWIAPDATLIGKVLVGENAGFWFGSVLRGDNELITVGAKTNVQEHTIMHTDIGFPLSIGEGCTIGHRAILHGCTIGSNTLIGMGAIILNGAKIGSNCLIGAGTLVTEGKEFPDNSLIVGSPARVVRELDSAAVEKLKLSAKHYVEKGQSFMRGLEPA; from the coding sequence ATGCCAATCTATGTTTATAACGGACATAAGCCAGAGTTTGCAGACCGTGCCAGCAATTGGATAGCACCAGATGCAACGTTGATTGGCAAGGTTCTCGTTGGCGAGAATGCGGGCTTTTGGTTTGGTTCGGTTTTGCGTGGTGATAATGAGCTGATTACTGTGGGCGCCAAGACCAATGTGCAGGAACATACCATCATGCATACGGATATTGGATTTCCGCTTAGCATTGGAGAGGGCTGCACAATTGGCCATCGTGCGATTCTGCACGGCTGCACTATCGGCAGTAATACGCTGATCGGCATGGGGGCAATTATTCTTAACGGTGCGAAGATCGGGAGTAACTGTCTTATCGGCGCGGGTACGCTTGTCACTGAAGGTAAAGAGTTTCCAGATAATTCGCTGATCGTTGGCTCACCAGCGCGGGTCGTTCGTGAACTTGATTCTGCCGCGGTTGAAAAACTGAAACTGTCAGCGAAGCATTATGTCGAAAAAGGCCAGTCATTTATGCGTGGGCTCGAACCTGCATAA
- a CDS encoding cold-shock protein, whose product MADKSVSNDQLRSQASSKEMGELVEVSGHIKWFDVAKGYGFIVPDQPELSDILLHVTTLRRDGFQTALEGARIVCEVRNGDRGMQCFRVLSMDTSTAVHPAEMPPQRTHVTVTPSSGLERVIVKWFNRTKGFGFLTRGEGTEDIFIHMETLRRFGMMELRPGQVVLIRFGDGEKGLMAAEIHPDLGTAIPVSH is encoded by the coding sequence ATGGCAGACAAATCTGTGTCAAATGACCAGCTTCGCAGTCAGGCCTCCTCAAAGGAAATGGGCGAACTCGTTGAAGTGTCAGGCCACATCAAATGGTTTGATGTCGCAAAGGGCTATGGCTTCATCGTACCAGATCAGCCAGAGTTGTCTGATATTCTCCTTCATGTCACCACGCTTCGTCGTGATGGTTTTCAGACTGCGCTTGAAGGCGCACGCATTGTTTGCGAGGTGCGCAATGGTGATCGCGGCATGCAATGCTTCCGCGTTCTTTCCATGGATACATCCACTGCAGTCCATCCTGCGGAGATGCCGCCGCAACGCACGCATGTTACAGTTACTCCGTCGAGCGGGCTTGAGCGCGTTATTGTCAAGTGGTTCAATCGCACCAAAGGCTTCGGCTTTCTGACGCGGGGCGAGGGTACAGAAGATATTTTCATCCATATGGAAACATTGCGCCGGTTTGGTATGATGGAACTGCGTCCCGGCCAAGTCGTTTTGATCCGGTTTGGGGATGGCGAAAAAGGCCTGATGGCCGCTGAAATTCATCCAGATTTGGGAACTGCGATCCCGGTTTCTCACTGA
- a CDS encoding DUF192 domain-containing protein, producing MSRILFAFAFLFCAFSAQAQETKPMLLPLDEEPLTFVTSKGKVSFGLEIAATDEARMRGLMWRTDFPKDRAMLFVFGEMRNVMMWMQNTPSPLDMVFLDDTGHVSAIHENAQPFSEAIISSQGPAAYVVELLAGTVKRTGIKRGDRALHKAICGECRG from the coding sequence ATGAGCCGCATTCTTTTCGCATTTGCTTTTCTTTTTTGTGCTTTTTCTGCCCAAGCGCAGGAAACCAAGCCAATGCTATTGCCTTTGGATGAAGAGCCGCTGACCTTCGTTACCTCAAAGGGCAAAGTTTCATTCGGGTTGGAAATTGCTGCGACTGATGAAGCGCGAATGCGTGGACTCATGTGGCGCACGGATTTTCCCAAAGACCGCGCGATGCTTTTTGTTTTCGGCGAAATGCGCAATGTGATGATGTGGATGCAGAACACGCCGTCGCCACTGGATATGGTTTTCCTGGATGATACTGGCCATGTGTCTGCCATCCATGAAAATGCGCAGCCTTTCTCCGAAGCGATCATATCTTCGCAGGGACCTGCGGCTTATGTGGTTGAACTTCTGGCCGGGACTGTTAAACGAACCGGCATCAAGCGTGGTGACAGGGCCCTCCACAAGGCCATTTGTGGCGAGTGTCGCGGGTAA
- the gloA gene encoding lactoylglutathione lyase codes for MRYLHTMVRIHDIDESLDFYVNKLGLEEIRRTENEKGRFTLIFLAAPSDKDKAKAERAPELELTYNWDPETYVGGRNFGHLAYAVDNIYETCQKLKDAGVTINRPPRDGHMAFIKSPDGISIELIQKGERLPPQEPWASAENIGSW; via the coding sequence ATGCGCTATCTGCACACGATGGTCAGAATTCATGACATTGATGAATCACTTGATTTTTATGTAAACAAGCTTGGGCTTGAAGAAATTCGCCGGACTGAAAATGAAAAAGGCCGCTTCACGCTCATCTTCCTTGCCGCGCCATCCGACAAGGACAAAGCAAAGGCAGAACGCGCACCAGAGCTGGAGCTGACATACAACTGGGATCCGGAAACCTATGTCGGTGGTCGCAACTTTGGCCATCTCGCTTATGCTGTCGATAATATCTATGAGACTTGCCAAAAGCTGAAAGACGCTGGAGTCACAATCAACCGTCCGCCGCGCGATGGCCATATGGCCTTCATCAAATCGCCTGATGGCATTTCCATCGAGCTGATCCAGAAGGGCGAACGCCTTCCACCACAAGAGCCGTGGGCTTCTGCCGAAAATATCGGCAGCTGGTAA
- the recJ gene encoding single-stranded-DNA-specific exonuclease RecJ, with product MTTERFFLGIRKSVTGQKWIDRLGPREANTALAIAQHHGISDLVSRVLAGRGVSVEGAPEFIDPSLRNLMPDPAMLTDMEKAANRIADSIMRRETVAIFGDYDVDGACSSALMARFLKHYGIAHSIYIPDRIFEGYGPNPDAMRELVAKGASLIVTVDCGTNSAPSITAAREAGADVVVLDHHQVGGDLPDDAVAIVNPNREDDISQQEHLCAAGVVFLTLVQVTKVLRERGKGSGPDLLSLLDLVALATVCDVVPLKGVNRAFVVKGLLVARSQSNAGLAALGRVSRIGEPLNVFHLGYLIGPRINAGGRIGDAGLGARLLTLDDSTAADPIAVELDRLNQERQAMEAEMLIEAEAEASLELSGGAGASVIVTASDRWHPGIVGLLASRLKEKARRPAFAISFNANGIGSGSGRSISGLDLGKLVRGAMERGLLVKGGGHAMAAGITIERGKLGALRAYLEEESADIVARLRENQSLSIDGAVAASGATVSLYESLQKAGPFGSAHPQPVLALPHHILADVRLVGRDHVRVALRGADGKRVNAIAFRVAEGDLGRFLFNNIGQSVHIVGNLSLNHWNGSVTPQIQILDAAVPI from the coding sequence ATGACAACAGAACGCTTTTTTCTTGGTATCCGGAAATCCGTCACTGGCCAGAAGTGGATTGACCGGCTCGGTCCCCGCGAGGCCAATACCGCGCTTGCAATCGCCCAACATCATGGAATTTCCGATCTGGTATCGCGCGTGCTTGCAGGACGCGGGGTTTCTGTTGAAGGCGCGCCGGAATTTATCGATCCGAGCCTTCGCAATCTCATGCCTGATCCAGCGATGCTGACCGATATGGAGAAAGCCGCAAACCGCATCGCCGACTCTATTATGCGTCGCGAAACCGTTGCGATTTTTGGCGACTATGATGTGGATGGTGCATGTTCATCCGCGCTCATGGCGCGGTTTCTGAAACATTACGGTATCGCGCATTCAATCTATATTCCTGATCGTATCTTTGAAGGATATGGCCCGAACCCCGATGCCATGCGTGAATTGGTCGCAAAGGGGGCGTCGCTGATCGTGACGGTTGATTGCGGAACCAACAGCGCGCCATCGATTACCGCTGCCAGAGAAGCTGGTGCTGATGTCGTGGTTCTCGACCACCATCAGGTCGGTGGTGATTTGCCTGATGATGCAGTGGCCATCGTCAACCCGAACCGCGAAGACGATATTTCACAGCAGGAGCATCTATGTGCCGCGGGCGTTGTTTTCCTGACGCTTGTTCAAGTGACAAAAGTTTTGCGCGAACGTGGGAAGGGTTCAGGGCCGGACCTTCTCTCGCTGCTCGATTTGGTAGCGCTTGCGACAGTTTGCGATGTGGTTCCGTTGAAAGGCGTCAATCGCGCCTTCGTCGTGAAGGGACTGCTCGTTGCGCGTAGCCAGAGCAATGCGGGACTGGCAGCGCTTGGCCGTGTTTCGCGCATTGGCGAGCCACTCAATGTGTTCCACCTTGGCTATCTGATCGGCCCGCGCATCAATGCCGGGGGGCGTATTGGCGATGCAGGGCTGGGCGCTCGGTTGCTTACACTGGACGATTCAACCGCGGCTGATCCAATTGCTGTGGAACTCGACCGGCTCAATCAGGAACGGCAGGCTATGGAAGCCGAAATGTTGATTGAGGCCGAGGCGGAAGCCTCCCTTGAGCTTTCCGGCGGCGCAGGTGCATCGGTGATTGTGACAGCAAGTGATCGCTGGCATCCGGGTATCGTCGGATTGCTCGCTTCCCGGCTCAAAGAAAAGGCACGTCGCCCCGCCTTTGCCATTTCATTTAATGCGAATGGCATTGGCTCGGGGTCTGGCCGTTCTATTTCCGGACTTGACCTTGGCAAACTGGTTCGTGGTGCAATGGAGCGCGGGTTGCTGGTCAAGGGCGGTGGTCACGCCATGGCAGCTGGCATCACCATTGAGCGCGGTAAGCTTGGCGCGCTTCGCGCGTATCTTGAGGAAGAGTCTGCCGATATTGTCGCGCGTTTGCGTGAAAATCAGAGTCTTTCGATTGACGGGGCGGTTGCAGCTTCGGGCGCGACTGTTTCGCTCTATGAATCTTTGCAGAAAGCTGGTCCTTTCGGTTCAGCGCATCCACAGCCGGTGCTTGCACTTCCGCATCATATATTGGCGGATGTACGTTTAGTGGGACGCGATCATGTGCGTGTTGCTCTGCGTGGCGCAGATGGCAAACGCGTCAACGCGATCGCTTTCCGTGTTGCTGAAGGGGATCTGGGGCGGTTTCTGTTTAATAACATCGGGCAGAGTGTCCATATTGTCGGGAATTTGTCGCTCAATCACTGGAACGGTTCAGTCACTCCTCAGATACAGATTCTGGATGCAGCTGTGCCTATTTGA
- a CDS encoding transglutaminase-like cysteine peptidase, producing the protein MMKQPIIAAILLILGSAFAHAANPASNSHWMPTGERTSQPIGHYEFCQRKPAECSATNKNSAPLKLNEKIWHEIVTINAGINERIAPGTDIEVWGQDEYWEFPTTAGDCDDYMLLKRRELIALGIPANTLLMTVVRQKNGEGHAVLTIRTDRGDFILDNLDQRVRLWTETSYTYLKRQSTLNSGAWVSIKSGRDTFVSSIRN; encoded by the coding sequence ATGATGAAGCAACCAATTATCGCTGCGATACTACTCATACTGGGATCGGCATTTGCACATGCGGCAAATCCAGCATCCAATTCCCACTGGATGCCAACGGGGGAACGAACATCACAGCCGATCGGTCATTATGAATTTTGCCAGCGCAAACCGGCTGAGTGTAGCGCAACCAATAAAAACAGCGCACCGCTGAAGCTCAACGAGAAAATCTGGCACGAAATTGTCACGATCAACGCCGGCATCAACGAACGAATCGCACCCGGCACGGACATCGAAGTCTGGGGCCAGGACGAGTATTGGGAATTTCCAACAACCGCCGGCGATTGCGATGACTATATGCTCCTAAAGCGTCGCGAATTAATTGCTCTGGGCATTCCGGCAAACACTTTGCTAATGACCGTTGTCCGTCAGAAAAATGGTGAAGGGCATGCGGTTCTGACAATTCGGACTGACCGGGGAGACTTCATTCTCGATAATCTCGATCAGCGTGTGAGGCTCTGGACTGAAACCAGTTATACTTACCTCAAGCGCCAGTCGACACTGAACTCTGGTGCTTGGGTATCTATTAAAAGTGGCCGGGACACTTTCGTGAGCAGTATTCGTAACTGA
- a CDS encoding alpha/beta hydrolase: protein MSALDIEYFEHDGLRLAYRQDGEGDPILLIHGFASSSLVNWVSPGWFRTLTEAGYRVIAIDNRGHGFSAKSHDAADYTPSAMASDAAALLDHLGIEKAHVMGYSMGARITAFLTIEHPERVRSAVFGGLGIGMVTGAGDWEPIGEALLAEDPSTITHPRGMMFRKFADQTKSDRIALAACVITSKELVSTEAIARIMQPVLVAVGTSDDIAGSAQELADMLPNGQALDIPDRDHMLAVGDKVYKKGVLAFLKENPL from the coding sequence TTGAGCGCGCTCGATATCGAATATTTCGAACATGATGGACTGCGTCTTGCCTATCGTCAGGACGGCGAGGGCGATCCGATCTTGCTCATTCATGGTTTCGCTTCCTCAAGTCTTGTCAATTGGGTGTCTCCGGGTTGGTTTCGCACGTTGACTGAAGCTGGCTATCGCGTGATCGCCATTGACAATCGTGGTCACGGCTTTTCTGCAAAAAGCCATGATGCTGCCGATTACACACCGAGCGCGATGGCGAGCGATGCTGCGGCGCTGCTGGATCATCTTGGCATCGAGAAAGCGCATGTCATGGGTTATTCGATGGGCGCGCGCATCACTGCGTTTTTGACAATCGAGCATCCAGAACGCGTTCGTAGCGCCGTGTTTGGGGGGCTTGGCATCGGCATGGTGACAGGTGCAGGGGACTGGGAGCCGATTGGTGAAGCGCTACTTGCGGAGGATCCATCGACCATCACGCATCCGCGCGGTATGATGTTCCGCAAATTTGCCGATCAGACAAAGAGTGATCGTATTGCATTGGCCGCATGTGTCATTACATCCAAAGAACTCGTTTCTACCGAGGCAATTGCGCGCATCATGCAGCCAGTTCTTGTAGCTGTTGGTACATCCGACGATATTGCTGGCAGTGCGCAGGAACTGGCAGATATGTTACCAAATGGCCAGGCCCTCGACATTCCAGACCGGGATCATATGCTTGCGGTTGGGGATAAGGTTTATAAAAAAGGCGTGCTTGCCTTCCTTAAAGAAAACCCTCTTTGA
- the cysE gene encoding serine O-acetyltransferase codes for MSVRSNAKLSPSLGQVDPIWHSIRAEAEEAAKNDPVLGTFLYATVLNQPTLEDAVMHRIAERLGHADLSADILRQTFDAMFEANPDWSHIVRVDIQAVYDRDPAYSRFMDSILYLKGFHAIQTHRLAHWLYKEGRKDFAYYLQSRSSSIFQTDIHPAAKFGSGLFLDHATGLVVGETAVIEDNVSILHGVTLGGTGKVSGDRHPKIRHGVLIGAGAKILGNIEVGNCSKIAAGSVVLKSVPNNATVAGVPAKVVGESGCSEPSRVMDQMLSEAAFGEHMYGEGI; via the coding sequence ATGTCCGTTCGTTCGAACGCAAAATTATCCCCGTCTTTGGGGCAGGTTGATCCGATCTGGCATTCCATTCGCGCTGAAGCGGAGGAAGCGGCCAAGAACGATCCCGTGCTTGGAACGTTTCTCTATGCGACGGTCCTCAATCAGCCGACGCTGGAAGATGCTGTCATGCACCGTATTGCGGAACGTCTCGGTCATGCAGATTTAAGTGCCGATATTTTGCGCCAGACTTTTGATGCAATGTTTGAAGCCAATCCTGATTGGTCACATATCGTGCGCGTCGATATTCAGGCCGTCTATGATCGCGATCCAGCCTATAGCCGTTTTATGGATTCTATTCTTTATCTCAAAGGATTTCATGCCATTCAGACGCATCGTCTGGCGCACTGGCTTTATAAGGAAGGCCGCAAGGACTTTGCCTATTATCTGCAAAGCCGGTCGTCGTCGATCTTTCAGACCGATATTCACCCGGCTGCGAAATTTGGTAGCGGTCTTTTCCTCGATCATGCGACAGGGCTTGTGGTTGGTGAAACCGCTGTCATCGAAGACAATGTTTCGATCCTGCATGGCGTAACGCTTGGCGGTACAGGCAAAGTCAGCGGTGATCGTCATCCAAAGATTCGGCACGGTGTATTGATTGGCGCTGGTGCGAAAATTCTCGGCAATATCGAAGTTGGTAATTGCTCCAAGATTGCAGCTGGTTCTGTGGTCTTGAAGTCGGTGCCGAACAATGCGACGGTTGCGGGCGTTCCCGCCAAGGTCGTCGGTGAGAGCGGATGTTCTGAGCCGTCACGTGTCATGGACCAGATGCTGAGCGAAGCCGCATTCGGCGAACATATGTATGGTGAAGGTATCTAA
- a CDS encoding DUF3126 family protein produces the protein MKPEELKKLDAYFKRTFNNPGLQIKARPRKDDSAEVYLDDEFLGLVYKDEDEGELSYNFSMAILDVDL, from the coding sequence TTGAAACCCGAAGAACTCAAGAAACTCGACGCATATTTCAAGCGGACTTTCAACAATCCGGGGCTTCAGATCAAGGCGCGTCCACGCAAGGATGATTCTGCTGAAGTTTATCTGGATGATGAGTTCCTCGGTCTCGTGTATAAGGACGAGGACGAAGGCGAACTTTCTTATAATTTCTCGATGGCGATCCTCGACGTCGATCTCTGA
- a CDS encoding rhomboid family intramembrane serine protease, with the protein MSIPQPDMGGNFNSPQRGEPIFNIPSVVLALMAICVGVYIYQNYILSEQQNYAFMLNFALIPARFSLAGGFADPAALFTLISYSFMHGGLAHIAVNMIWFVAFGSPLAGRIGTGRMIVFWILTSVIAGLTHYAIYPDSVTPLVGASGAISGMMGAAARYGFRRVSHGRRSEFAGPVLPVGLTLRLKPVLTFVGVWFLINIVTGLYSTGGADLSGIAWEAHIGGFVAGFLGIALLDKPRSYDAVIRRRG; encoded by the coding sequence ATGAGTATTCCTCAGCCTGATATGGGCGGAAATTTTAATTCTCCTCAAAGGGGAGAGCCGATATTCAACATACCCAGCGTCGTACTGGCATTGATGGCAATTTGTGTCGGGGTTTATATCTATCAGAATTATATTCTCAGTGAGCAGCAGAACTATGCCTTTATGTTGAACTTCGCACTGATTCCCGCGCGGTTTTCACTCGCTGGCGGCTTTGCGGATCCGGCAGCACTGTTTACGCTCATCAGTTATTCTTTCATGCATGGCGGGTTGGCGCATATAGCAGTGAATATGATCTGGTTTGTCGCTTTCGGCTCGCCACTTGCTGGCCGTATAGGCACTGGCCGAATGATTGTATTCTGGATTTTGACGTCTGTGATCGCCGGACTCACGCATTATGCGATCTATCCTGACAGTGTCACGCCGCTTGTGGGTGCCTCCGGCGCAATTTCCGGCATGATGGGGGCCGCGGCGCGTTACGGATTCCGTAGAGTTAGCCATGGTCGCAGATCTGAATTTGCAGGGCCTGTATTACCAGTCGGTTTGACGTTGAGGTTGAAGCCCGTGCTAACATTTGTCGGTGTATGGTTTTTGATCAATATTGTCACCGGCCTTTATTCAACAGGCGGCGCAGACCTTTCTGGAATCGCATGGGAAGCGCATATTGGCGGATTCGTAGCAGGCTTTTTAGGCATAGCTTTGCTCGATAAGCCGCGAAGTTATGATGCTGTCATCCGGCGCAGGGGCTAA
- a CDS encoding Tim44 domain-containing protein has product MPGSGNRLTKLTAAMVLGLIASFAAVDFAEARRAGGGGFGSRGARTYQAPAPTRTAPNNVAPVERSMTPNTGATQTNRPGTAAGTQNAAAARSGGMFGNFGRSMLGGLLVGGLIGMLLGNGLGGMAGMFGLLLQVAVIALIAMFVMRMFANRRQAATAGAGASNAGAQAFGGASNFGAAKSAAPQSGSFGGRTPSVNPFGAKQEGAPVAPVVEDEPMDVGQEELDRFEQMLSEIQTAYGREDYSALRKLATPEAMSYLAEELGEIASSGMRNEVKDVKLLQGDVSEAWREGNVEYATVAIRYSAIDVMLDRNTGAVVEGNPDEPVESVEVWTFTRIDGGDWLLAAIQGTE; this is encoded by the coding sequence ATGCCGGGTTCCGGAAACCGCCTGACCAAACTGACCGCTGCAATGGTCCTTGGGCTTATAGCCTCATTTGCCGCTGTTGATTTCGCCGAGGCCCGCCGTGCTGGCGGGGGCGGTTTTGGTAGCCGTGGTGCGCGCACATATCAGGCGCCGGCGCCTACACGTACTGCACCAAACAATGTAGCGCCTGTGGAACGTTCGATGACGCCAAATACGGGCGCAACCCAGACCAATCGTCCGGGGACAGCTGCAGGTACACAGAATGCAGCTGCAGCTCGTTCGGGCGGCATGTTTGGCAATTTCGGCCGTTCTATGCTCGGTGGCCTTCTTGTTGGTGGTCTGATCGGCATGTTGTTGGGCAATGGCCTGGGTGGCATGGCTGGCATGTTCGGCCTGTTGTTGCAGGTCGCGGTTATTGCACTGATTGCAATGTTCGTCATGCGTATGTTTGCTAACCGCCGCCAGGCAGCAACTGCCGGGGCTGGTGCCAGTAATGCCGGAGCGCAGGCTTTTGGTGGTGCCTCGAATTTTGGTGCAGCAAAAAGCGCTGCACCACAATCGGGTAGCTTTGGTGGCCGCACGCCTTCGGTCAATCCGTTTGGTGCAAAGCAGGAAGGCGCGCCGGTTGCACCTGTTGTTGAAGACGAACCAATGGATGTCGGACAGGAAGAGCTTGATCGATTCGAGCAGATGCTTTCTGAAATCCAGACCGCTTATGGCCGTGAGGATTACTCAGCACTTCGCAAGCTCGCAACGCCTGAAGCCATGTCTTACCTTGCAGAAGAACTTGGGGAGATCGCTTCCAGCGGTATGCGCAATGAAGTGAAGGACGTGAAGCTTCTTCAAGGCGACGTTTCGGAAGCATGGCGTGAAGGCAATGTCGAATATGCGACTGTTGCTATCCGCTACTCGGCGATTGACGTTATGTTGGATCGCAATACCGGCGCTGTCGTGGAAGGCAACCCTGATGAGCCGGTTGAAAGCGTCGAAGTCTGGACATTCACCCGAATTGATGGTGGTGACTGGTTGCTCGCAGCCATTCAAGGGACGGAATAA